A stretch of the Nitrospirota bacterium genome encodes the following:
- the bcp gene encoding thioredoxin-dependent thiol peroxidase yields MAKELEAGDKAPDFNLPSSTGENISLKSLKGKSVVLYFYPKDDTPGCTKESCGFRDELSQFNKASAVILGVSNDSLDSHQKFIKKYSLTFALLSDEDHAVSEKYGVYKEKNMYGKKYWGIERSTFVIDPEGKIKQIFRKVKVDNHIQEVLNALA; encoded by the coding sequence ATGGCCAAGGAACTTGAAGCGGGGGATAAAGCCCCTGATTTTAATCTACCCTCTTCCACGGGAGAAAACATTTCATTAAAATCTCTTAAAGGAAAATCTGTCGTCTTGTATTTTTATCCGAAAGACGATACGCCAGGATGCACGAAAGAGTCTTGCGGATTCCGGGATGAATTGAGTCAATTTAATAAAGCTTCGGCAGTTATCCTGGGTGTAAGCAACGATTCGCTTGATTCCCACCAGAAGTTTATCAAAAAATACTCCCTTACCTTTGCCCTTCTGTCTGACGAAGACCACGCCGTTTCGGAAAAATACGGCGTTTATAAAGAAAAAAACATGTACGGAAAAAAATACTGGGGAATTGAGCGGTCAACCTTCGTCATTGACCCCGAGGGGAAGATCAAGCAGATTTTTCGTAAAGTAAAAGTCGATAACCATATCCAGGAAGTCCTGAACGCACTGGCCTGA